In Rahnella variigena, one DNA window encodes the following:
- the fldB gene encoding flavodoxin FldB, with amino-acid sequence MKIGLFYGSSTCYTEMAAEKIRDILGEELVDLHNIKDVDPDVMEDYSILILGIPTWDFGEIQEDWEAVWNQLPTLKLRGKIVAMYGMGDQLGYGEWFLDALGMLYHQLVPLGVRFIGFWPTEGFEFTSPKPLSADGKHFVGLALDDVNQFDLTEERLQQWCEQILLEMDALL; translated from the coding sequence ATGAAAATTGGACTTTTCTACGGTTCCAGCACCTGTTACACCGAAATGGCGGCGGAAAAAATTCGCGACATTCTGGGCGAAGAACTGGTTGATTTGCACAACATTAAAGATGTTGATCCTGATGTGATGGAAGACTACAGCATCCTGATCCTAGGCATCCCGACATGGGATTTCGGCGAAATTCAGGAAGACTGGGAAGCCGTCTGGAATCAACTTCCTACGCTTAAATTACGCGGCAAAATTGTTGCCATGTACGGTATGGGCGACCAGCTCGGCTACGGCGAATGGTTCCTCGACGCGCTTGGGATGCTTTACCATCAGCTGGTGCCGCTGGGAGTTCGCTTTATCGGTTTCTGGCCGACTGAAGGCTTTGAATTTACCAGCCCGAAACCGCTAAGTGCCGATGGCAAACATTTCGTCGGACTGGCACTCGACGATGTGAATCAGTTTGATCTCACCGAAGAGCGCCTGCAACAGTGGTGCGAGCAAATCCTGCTGGAAATGGACGCCCTGCTGTAA
- a CDS encoding protein YgfX, which produces MALWRCDLRVSWRSQLFSLGCYGAVMLMILLAPWPAGYWPVWMTLLLLVLFECIRSQRRITARTGEIVLTDDYRLLWRGHEWQIKHPVWMISHGALLSLRREKLKGGLAQAMRSRRQRLWLASDSMSQEEWRHLRQILLNTHPRSPAKPG; this is translated from the coding sequence GTGGCCCTGTGGCGATGTGATCTCAGGGTGTCCTGGCGCAGTCAGCTTTTCTCACTGGGATGTTACGGTGCGGTGATGCTGATGATTTTGCTGGCACCCTGGCCTGCGGGTTACTGGCCTGTCTGGATGACGCTGCTGTTGCTGGTGCTGTTTGAATGCATTCGTAGTCAGCGGCGTATCACGGCACGTACGGGTGAAATTGTTCTGACTGATGATTACCGTCTTTTGTGGCGCGGTCATGAATGGCAGATTAAACACCCGGTGTGGATGATAAGTCACGGCGCGTTGCTTTCACTGCGTCGGGAGAAACTCAAAGGCGGTCTGGCGCAGGCAATGCGCAGCAGAAGGCAGCGTTTGTGGCTGGCCTCGGACAGCATGAGTCAGGAAGAGTGGCGGCATTTGCGCCAGATACTGCTGAATACTCATCCGCGAAGCCCGGCAAAACCGGGCTGA
- the sdhE gene encoding FAD assembly factor SdhE: protein MDINNRSRVHWACRRGMRELDISIMPFFEHEYDSLSEADKEVFVRLLTCDDPDLFNWLMNHGEPNDTELQRMVALIQTRNKARGPVAM from the coding sequence CTGGATATTAATAACCGTTCCCGAGTTCACTGGGCCTGCCGCCGTGGTATGCGCGAGCTGGATATTTCTATCATGCCGTTTTTCGAGCATGAATATGATTCGCTGAGTGAGGCCGATAAAGAGGTATTTGTCCGCCTGCTGACCTGCGATGACCCAGATCTGTTCAACTGGCTGATGAATCACGGCGAGCCAAACGATACCGAATTACAACGCATGGTTGCCCTTATTCAGACGCGAAACAAAGCCCGTGGCCCTGTGGCGATGTGA
- the ygfZ gene encoding tRNA-modifying protein YgfZ, protein MANEFPFPPQKPSASSHLPLTLISLEDWALVTMTGADTMKYLQGQVTVDVDALAADSHVLCAHCDAKGKMWSNLRLFKRGDGMAFIERRNLRDTQLTEMKKYAVFSKVTFTADDDVVLLGVAGFQASAALTGLFSTLPTAEQQVVQQDETTLLHFSLPAERYLIVTSPEKARQVVEELGEQAQRNDSQQWLALDIEAGFPVIDTPNAVQFIPQATNIQALEGISFTKGCYAGQEMVARAKYRGANKRALYWLSGKASKVPAPADDLELQLGENWRRTGTVLAAVQLSDGTVWVQAVLNNDLEADANLRVREDATSQLSIQPLPYSLEETK, encoded by the coding sequence ATGGCTAACGAATTTCCCTTTCCACCGCAAAAACCTTCAGCGTCGTCTCATCTGCCGCTGACGTTGATCTCTCTGGAAGACTGGGCGCTGGTAACCATGACCGGCGCAGACACCATGAAGTACCTGCAAGGTCAGGTCACTGTGGATGTCGATGCGCTGGCAGCCGACAGCCACGTTCTTTGCGCGCATTGTGACGCGAAAGGAAAAATGTGGAGTAACCTTCGTCTGTTCAAACGTGGCGACGGTATGGCTTTTATTGAGCGTCGTAATTTGCGCGACACTCAGTTAACCGAAATGAAGAAATACGCGGTGTTCTCTAAAGTGACGTTCACGGCTGACGACGACGTCGTATTGCTCGGCGTGGCAGGTTTTCAGGCCAGCGCCGCACTGACAGGTCTCTTTTCAACATTGCCAACGGCAGAGCAACAGGTCGTGCAACAGGATGAAACCACCCTGCTGCATTTCTCCCTGCCGGCAGAACGTTATCTGATTGTGACCAGCCCGGAAAAAGCCCGTCAGGTGGTCGAAGAATTAGGCGAGCAGGCGCAGCGTAACGACAGTCAGCAATGGCTGGCGCTGGATATCGAAGCCGGTTTCCCGGTGATTGATACACCAAACGCCGTTCAGTTTATTCCTCAGGCGACCAACATTCAGGCGCTCGAGGGCATCAGCTTTACCAAGGGCTGCTACGCCGGTCAGGAAATGGTGGCGCGAGCAAAATACCGTGGCGCCAATAAACGCGCGCTTTACTGGTTGTCCGGCAAGGCGAGCAAAGTGCCCGCTCCGGCAGATGACCTTGAATTGCAACTCGGGGAAAACTGGCGTCGTACCGGTACCGTTCTGGCGGCCGTTCAGCTCAGCGACGGCACGGTTTGGGTTCAGGCGGTGCTGAATAATGACCTTGAAGCCGACGCTAATCTGCGTGTGCGTGAAGATGCCACCAGTCAGCTGAGCATTCAGCCATTGCCGTATTCGCTGGAAGAAACGAAGTAA
- a CDS encoding class IV adenylate cyclase, with product MARNIEIKARIDDFSAMYEKLALLADGLPDFIDQDDTFFICPHGRLKLRTFSPVRGELIFYQRPDQAGPKTSFYQLTETQDPDSLRETLTLAYGAAGRVIKQRTLFMTGQTRLHLDRVKHLGDYLEFEVMLDESETPEQGIAIAEDLLEKLGIERQELVDQAYVDLLNAKGKHPHD from the coding sequence ATGGCCAGAAACATTGAAATTAAAGCCAGAATTGATGATTTTTCAGCGATGTATGAAAAACTTGCTCTGCTTGCCGACGGCTTGCCGGACTTCATTGATCAGGACGATACCTTTTTTATCTGCCCGCACGGACGACTTAAATTACGCACTTTTTCGCCTGTTCGCGGTGAACTGATTTTCTATCAGCGTCCGGATCAGGCAGGCCCGAAAACCAGTTTCTACCAGCTGACCGAAACTCAGGATCCCGACAGTCTGCGTGAAACTCTGACGCTGGCTTATGGCGCTGCCGGGCGGGTCATCAAACAGCGGACGTTATTTATGACCGGCCAGACCCGTTTGCATCTCGATCGGGTCAAACATCTGGGGGATTATCTTGAGTTTGAAGTGATGCTGGATGAGAGCGAAACGCCGGAACAGGGCATTGCGATTGCTGAGGATTTACTGGAAAAGTTAGGCATTGAGCGGCAGGAACTGGTCGATCAGGCTTATGTTGATTTGCTCAATGCCAAAGGCAAACACCCTCACGATTAA
- a CDS encoding DUF1198 domain-containing protein, with amino-acid sequence MIWIMLAAIVVVFIVGYWFMTADTRKANASLASLLKIKPVYIDSMLLEMGKRQSQMFIRSISGGYAEEIRKAAYVVFIYQTFIKDASEENIIRWRNILVRAHLSPQLSSEHAELALFYFAELDIEPFELAQFRRNYNETYNQIHLV; translated from the coding sequence ATGATATGGATTATGCTTGCTGCAATTGTTGTGGTTTTTATTGTGGGTTATTGGTTTATGACGGCAGACACCCGTAAAGCGAACGCGTCTCTCGCCAGTCTGTTGAAAATTAAGCCGGTTTATATTGATTCAATGCTGCTGGAAATGGGCAAACGACAAAGTCAGATGTTTATCCGCTCAATAAGCGGTGGATACGCTGAAGAGATCCGCAAAGCAGCCTACGTTGTGTTTATTTATCAGACATTTATTAAAGATGCCTCAGAAGAAAATATCATCCGCTGGCGTAACATTCTGGTGCGCGCACATCTGTCGCCACAGTTAAGCAGTGAACACGCCGAACTGGCGCTGTTCTATTTTGCCGAACTGGATATTGAACCCTTCGAACTGGCGCAGTTTCGGCGCAACTACAACGAAACCTATAACCAGATCCATCTGGTTTAA
- a CDS encoding DUF2002 family protein codes for MYLRPDEVARVLETSGFERDFVDDKAYGYRRGEHYVYVNREARFGRTALVIHPALKERSERFAEPTASFRSCDAYKNFPLDVSSDNETYYGICHGFSSRQILASYLDNVFR; via the coding sequence ATGTATTTACGGCCAGATGAAGTGGCACGTGTTTTAGAAACCTCAGGGTTTGAACGCGATTTTGTTGATGATAAAGCTTACGGTTATCGCCGTGGCGAGCATTATGTGTATGTAAACCGGGAAGCGCGGTTTGGCCGGACTGCCCTGGTGATACACCCGGCGCTGAAAGAGCGCAGTGAGCGTTTTGCGGAACCGACAGCATCGTTTCGTAGCTGTGATGCGTACAAGAATTTCCCGCTGGATGTTTCCAGCGACAACGAAACCTATTATGGAATTTGCCACGGTTTCAGTTCACGCCAGATCCTGGCGAGTTATCTGGATAACGTTTTCAGATAA
- a CDS encoding MFS transporter: protein MSLSTLRSNALLNKRILSFMLFTFVVYLTIGLPLAVLPGFVHNTLGYNSVLAGLVISVQYFSTLISRPHAGRYADMLGPKRVVIFGLICCGMSGVFYAIAFWFAACPLASLLLLCLARVFLGVGESFGSTGTTLWGIGAVGAKHTARVISWNGVATYGAMAVGAPLGVLLNHAYGLMGVAVLIIVAAAFAAILACMKAAISVTAGKRIAFKAVVGRIWLYGLGLGFGTIGFGVIATFITLYYADKGWSGAAFTLTLFSLGFVGARLIFGNMINRFGGLRVSLVSFVFEVAGLLMIWLGHDPLSVQFGAFLTGSGFSLIFPALGVEAVKQVPPQNQGTALGLYSAFLDLGLGITGPVAGLIISHLGTPSIYLAAAFMVVIAWLLTLRLWVNTSRQSPAE, encoded by the coding sequence ATGTCTTTAAGTACGCTTCGTTCTAACGCTCTGCTCAATAAACGCATTTTGTCGTTCATGCTGTTTACCTTCGTTGTCTATCTGACCATCGGCTTACCGCTCGCCGTCTTGCCGGGCTTTGTGCATAACACGCTGGGATACAACTCGGTGCTGGCCGGACTGGTGATCAGCGTTCAGTATTTTTCGACGCTCATCAGCCGCCCGCATGCCGGGCGTTACGCGGATATGCTTGGGCCAAAACGGGTGGTGATTTTTGGTCTGATTTGCTGCGGGATGAGTGGCGTGTTTTACGCGATTGCCTTCTGGTTTGCTGCTTGTCCGCTGGCGAGCCTGCTATTACTTTGTCTGGCACGCGTTTTCTTAGGCGTAGGCGAAAGCTTCGGCAGCACCGGAACCACCTTGTGGGGGATTGGCGCGGTGGGTGCGAAACATACGGCGCGGGTGATCTCGTGGAACGGTGTGGCTACCTATGGCGCGATGGCTGTCGGCGCGCCGCTTGGGGTATTGCTCAATCATGCTTACGGGCTGATGGGCGTAGCCGTTCTGATCATTGTCGCTGCTGCATTTGCCGCCATTCTTGCCTGTATGAAAGCGGCGATTTCTGTCACCGCCGGTAAACGTATTGCCTTTAAAGCGGTGGTCGGACGCATCTGGCTTTACGGACTGGGGCTGGGTTTCGGCACGATCGGGTTCGGCGTTATCGCCACCTTTATCACGCTGTATTACGCCGATAAAGGCTGGAGCGGAGCGGCGTTCACGCTCACTTTATTCAGCCTCGGATTTGTTGGCGCGCGTCTGATTTTCGGCAATATGATTAATCGCTTTGGCGGCCTGCGCGTGTCACTGGTTTCGTTTGTGTTTGAAGTGGCGGGGCTGCTGATGATCTGGCTGGGGCACGATCCGCTTTCTGTGCAGTTTGGCGCGTTCCTTACCGGCTCCGGCTTCTCGCTGATTTTCCCTGCGCTGGGCGTGGAGGCGGTAAAACAGGTGCCGCCGCAAAATCAGGGCACGGCGCTGGGGCTGTACTCCGCGTTTCTGGATCTCGGGCTGGGCATCACCGGGCCGGTTGCCGGGCTGATTATTTCGCATCTGGGGACGCCGTCTATTTATCTTGCTGCGGCATTTATGGTGGTGATTGCCTGGCTGCTGACGCTCAGATTGTGGGTGAACACTTCGCGGCAATCTCCCGCAGAATAG
- a CDS encoding DUF883 family protein, with protein sequence MFKKTDKVEKNINQDVTLLADTLDEVLQSAGDKSKDELDKLRSKAQGVLRDTRARFNTDKISQQARDAAATANDYVKDNPWYGVGAGAAIGIVIGVLLGRR encoded by the coding sequence ATGTTTAAGAAAACAGATAAAGTAGAAAAAAATATCAATCAGGACGTAACCCTGCTGGCGGATACGCTGGATGAAGTACTTCAGTCTGCAGGCGATAAATCCAAGGATGAATTGGATAAACTCCGCAGCAAAGCACAGGGCGTTCTGCGTGATACGCGCGCACGTTTCAACACCGATAAAATTAGCCAGCAGGCACGTGATGCGGCGGCTACAGCCAATGATTATGTGAAAGATAATCCGTGGTATGGCGTCGGTGCCGGTGCGGCAATCGGTATTGTTATCGGTGTCCTGCTGGGACGTCGCTAA